The Variovorax paradoxus B4 genome includes a region encoding these proteins:
- a CDS encoding ABC transporter substrate-binding protein codes for MTVEPSIRSALLPAGVLRASINLGNPILARWDAARGQAAGVSVDLAAELARRLQAELKLVVFDAAGKSVAAVSGEQADIGFFAVDPLRGEGLLFTAPYILIEGSYLVRENSAIAANEQVDAAGVRIMVGRGSAYDLYLTRELKHAQIVRADTSPAVVDEFLAHEADVAAGVRQQLASDAARLKGLRLLPGRFMVIQQAMGTPRSRGIDAADCLSAFVEEMKASGFVAEAMARHNIEGAAVAPPKDACQAIGLPP; via the coding sequence ATGACGGTCGAACCCTCCATCCGATCGGCGCTCCTGCCTGCGGGCGTGCTGCGTGCGTCGATCAACCTCGGCAACCCGATCCTGGCGCGCTGGGATGCCGCGCGCGGGCAGGCGGCCGGTGTGTCCGTCGACCTGGCCGCAGAACTGGCCAGGCGTCTGCAGGCCGAGCTGAAGCTCGTCGTGTTCGATGCCGCGGGCAAATCCGTCGCTGCGGTCTCGGGTGAGCAGGCAGACATCGGCTTCTTCGCCGTCGATCCGCTGCGCGGGGAGGGCTTGCTCTTCACGGCACCGTACATACTGATCGAAGGCAGCTACCTCGTGCGAGAGAACTCCGCAATCGCAGCCAACGAGCAAGTGGATGCCGCAGGCGTGCGGATCATGGTCGGCAGGGGAAGCGCCTATGACCTCTACCTGACGCGAGAACTCAAGCATGCGCAGATCGTCCGTGCGGACACCTCTCCCGCGGTGGTCGACGAGTTTCTCGCACACGAAGCCGATGTGGCCGCCGGTGTGCGCCAGCAGCTCGCCTCCGACGCCGCAAGGTTGAAGGGCTTGCGGCTCTTGCCCGGGAGATTCATGGTCATCCAGCAGGCGATGGGAACGCCGCGAAGCAGAGGCATCGACGCCGCCGACTGCCTGAGCGCGTTTGTCGAGGAGATGAAGGCGTCGGGCTTTGTCGCCGAGGCCATGGCGCGCCACAACATCGAGGGTGCGGCGGTTGCGCCGCCGAAGGATGCTTGCCAGGCTATCGGACTGCCGCCGTGA
- a CDS encoding acyl-CoA dehydrogenase family protein: MFAEPSPKTRELLERLNRFFDQHIYPNEARYHHEMDAFRRQGNAWQVSPLVEELKPVARAAGLWNMFLPHPHRDVPAISNLDYAPLCEVMGRVSWSGEVFNCSAPDTGNMETIERYGTEAQKDEWLAPLLAGEIRSGFLMTEPAVASSDATNIQCTIRREGDEYVINGRKWFSSGAGSPRCKIFIVMGKTDPDAPRHAQQSMVLVPRDTKGITVLRHLSVFGYDDAPHGHMEVLLEDVRVPASNILLGEGRGFEIAQGRLGPGRIHHCMRSIGAAERALELMCDRLRSRVAFGRPLAEQSIWHERIAESRCLIDQARLLTLNAAYKMDTVGNKEARAEIAMIKVVAPNMSCKVVDWAIQAHGAAGVSQDFWLAEAYAHQRTVRIVDGPDEVHRNAIAKLELAKRAGPARA, translated from the coding sequence ATGTTTGCCGAACCCTCCCCCAAGACCCGCGAGCTGCTCGAACGCCTGAACAGGTTCTTCGACCAGCACATCTATCCGAACGAAGCGCGCTACCACCACGAGATGGACGCCTTCCGCCGCCAGGGCAATGCCTGGCAGGTGTCGCCGCTCGTCGAGGAGCTGAAGCCCGTGGCGCGCGCGGCCGGCCTCTGGAACATGTTCCTGCCCCATCCGCACCGCGACGTGCCGGCCATCTCCAACCTCGACTACGCGCCGCTGTGCGAGGTGATGGGCCGCGTCTCCTGGTCAGGCGAGGTGTTCAACTGCTCGGCGCCCGACACCGGCAACATGGAAACCATCGAGCGCTACGGCACCGAGGCGCAGAAGGACGAATGGCTGGCGCCGCTGCTCGCCGGCGAGATCCGCTCGGGCTTCCTGATGACCGAGCCGGCCGTCGCCTCGTCGGACGCCACCAACATCCAGTGCACGATCCGCCGCGAAGGCGACGAGTACGTGATCAACGGCCGCAAGTGGTTTTCTTCGGGCGCGGGCAGCCCGCGCTGCAAGATCTTCATCGTGATGGGCAAGACCGACCCCGACGCGCCGCGCCATGCGCAGCAGTCGATGGTGCTGGTGCCGCGCGACACCAAGGGCATCACGGTGCTGCGGCATCTTTCGGTGTTCGGCTACGACGACGCACCGCACGGCCACATGGAAGTGCTGCTGGAGGACGTGCGCGTTCCCGCATCGAACATCCTCTTGGGCGAAGGGCGCGGTTTCGAGATCGCGCAAGGGCGGCTCGGCCCGGGGCGCATTCATCATTGCATGCGCTCCATCGGCGCCGCCGAGCGCGCGCTCGAACTGATGTGCGACCGGCTGCGCAGCCGCGTGGCCTTTGGCCGTCCGCTCGCGGAGCAGTCGATCTGGCACGAGCGCATCGCCGAATCGCGCTGCCTCATCGACCAGGCCCGCCTGCTCACGCTCAATGCGGCCTACAAGATGGACACCGTGGGCAACAAGGAAGCGCGCGCCGAGATCGCGATGATCAAGGTGGTGGCACCCAACATGTCGTGCAAGGTGGTCGACTGGGCGATCCAGGCGCACGGCGCCGCCGGTGTCAGCCAGGACTTCTGGCTTGCCGAAGCCTATGCGCACCAGCGCACGGTGCGCATCGTCGACGGACCCGACGAAGTGCACCGCAACGCCATCGCCAAGCTGGAACTGGCCAAACGCGCCGGGCCGGCGCGCGCGTGA
- a CDS encoding enoyl-CoA hydratase/isomerase family protein, protein MDNFSQLKVAIADHVATLTLDAPPVNALTRVLNDELTRALDQISEMDDVRVVILTGEGKVFCAGADLKGRAEVIKGPGDLMAHSRRTRECFHAIRECAKPVICAINGAALGSGLAMAASSDILIASEKASLGLPEVDVGLLGGCRHAMRLFSHSRLRRMMLTGMRVPGPELYRLGIVEACTAPEDLMPTAREIAATIASKSPVSTRMGKHTLNVIEDMSLRDGYRYEQDMTAQIAKTDDAKEAQRAFAEKRTPVFTGR, encoded by the coding sequence ATGGACAACTTCTCTCAGCTCAAGGTGGCCATCGCCGATCACGTGGCCACGCTGACCTTGGACGCACCGCCCGTCAATGCGCTGACGCGCGTGCTCAATGACGAGCTGACCCGGGCCCTGGACCAGATTTCCGAGATGGACGACGTGCGCGTCGTGATCCTTACCGGCGAAGGCAAGGTGTTCTGCGCCGGGGCCGACCTGAAGGGACGGGCCGAGGTGATCAAGGGACCGGGCGATCTGATGGCCCACTCGCGCCGCACGCGCGAGTGCTTCCACGCGATCCGCGAATGCGCCAAGCCCGTGATCTGCGCGATCAACGGTGCCGCGCTCGGCTCCGGCCTTGCCATGGCGGCTTCGAGCGACATTCTCATCGCCTCGGAGAAGGCCTCGCTCGGGCTGCCCGAGGTCGACGTCGGTCTGCTCGGCGGCTGCCGCCATGCCATGCGCCTGTTCAGCCATTCGCGCCTGCGCCGCATGATGCTCACGGGCATGCGTGTGCCGGGGCCCGAGTTGTACCGGCTCGGCATCGTGGAGGCCTGCACGGCTCCCGAGGACCTGATGCCCACGGCTCGCGAGATCGCCGCCACCATCGCCTCCAAGAGCCCCGTGTCCACCCGGATGGGCAAGCACACCCTCAACGTGATCGAGGACATGAGCCTGCGAGACGGCTACCGCTACGAGCAGGACATGACGGCGCAGATCGCGAAGACCGACGATGCGAAGGAAGCCCAGCGCGCCTTTGCCGAGAAGCGCACGCCGGTTTTCACGGGGCGTTGA